In Nocardioides conyzicola, one genomic interval encodes:
- a CDS encoding cell division protein PerM, whose amino-acid sequence MTSLLPGSFSAGPTSAGPGRTSTDPRHRSPLVPVALLGGVAAAGATLLVCLAVGVVGWFLADAGAHGTPRDGLRVGALGWLLAHGSGIRVDGVAITLVPLGISALCAWSAWRVGHRVGDAISGHGPDADRIADGERDWTVPIAASMFTAGYLLVAIITGVVAATPETGLSLARVVGWSLVLSMTFGWTGIAVGAGRLAIWATVVPPWLRAALAGGLRILAAFLVVSTAVFLVALAVDFGTAVNVMSRLHTDAGDATVYTVLTATLVPNAAIFTSSYLLGPGFAVGVGTAVSPALVTLGPVPMFPLLAALPDNGPTPAWTAYLLAVPPLVAAVAAARAQRRTPTLRWDEGAMRGGVGGVTAGLLLGILAAVSGGAAGPGRMRMVGPESMDVLVHAVTAFGLGGVVGGLAMTWWQRRAARSS is encoded by the coding sequence ATGACGTCGCTGCTGCCCGGATCGTTCTCGGCCGGACCGACCTCGGCCGGACCCGGCCGGACCAGCACCGACCCCCGGCACCGCTCGCCGCTGGTCCCGGTGGCCCTCCTCGGAGGGGTGGCGGCTGCGGGGGCGACGCTCCTCGTCTGCCTGGCGGTCGGAGTCGTGGGCTGGTTCCTCGCCGACGCGGGCGCACACGGGACCCCACGCGACGGACTGCGCGTGGGGGCGCTCGGCTGGCTCCTGGCCCACGGCTCGGGGATCCGCGTCGACGGGGTGGCGATCACGCTCGTCCCGCTCGGCATCTCGGCGCTCTGCGCGTGGTCGGCCTGGCGGGTCGGCCACCGGGTCGGCGACGCCATCTCCGGACACGGGCCCGACGCCGACCGGATCGCCGACGGCGAGCGCGACTGGACCGTCCCGATCGCCGCCTCCATGTTCACCGCGGGCTACCTGCTCGTGGCGATCATCACCGGCGTGGTCGCCGCGACCCCCGAGACGGGCCTGTCGCTCGCGCGGGTCGTCGGCTGGTCGCTGGTGCTCTCGATGACCTTCGGCTGGACCGGGATCGCGGTCGGCGCCGGACGGCTCGCCATCTGGGCGACCGTGGTGCCGCCGTGGCTGCGCGCCGCGCTCGCGGGCGGCCTGCGCATCCTGGCGGCCTTCCTGGTCGTCTCCACCGCCGTCTTCCTGGTCGCCCTGGCCGTCGACTTCGGTACGGCGGTCAACGTGATGTCCCGGCTGCACACCGATGCCGGCGACGCCACCGTCTACACCGTCCTCACCGCGACGCTGGTCCCCAACGCGGCGATCTTCACGAGCAGCTACCTGCTCGGCCCCGGCTTCGCGGTCGGCGTCGGCACGGCCGTGTCCCCGGCGCTGGTCACGCTCGGACCGGTGCCGATGTTCCCGCTGCTCGCCGCGCTCCCCGACAACGGCCCCACGCCGGCCTGGACGGCGTACCTCCTGGCCGTGCCGCCCCTGGTCGCCGCGGTCGCCGCGGCCCGGGCGCAGCGGCGTACGCCCACCCTCCGCTGGGACGAGGGCGCCATGCGCGGCGGTGTGGGAGGCGTGACCGCCGGCCTGCTGCTCGGCATCCTCGCCGCCGTCTCCGGTGGTGCCGCCGGCCCCGGCCGGATGCGGATGGTCGGCCCCGAGTCGATGGACGTCCTGGTGCACGCCGTGACCGCCTTCGGGCTCGGCGGGGTCGTGGGTGGTCTGGCGATGACCTGGTGGCAGCGCCGCGCCGCTCGCTCGTCCTAG
- the purN gene encoding phosphoribosylglycinamide formyltransferase, with protein MPEPAAVVVLVSGSGTNLQALIDACADPAYGARVVAVGADREGIEGLARAERAGIPTFALSVKDFETREEWDAALAGAVAAYDPDIVVLAGFMKLVGSTFLGVYGGKVVNTHPALSPSFPGMHGPADALAYGVKVTGATLFVVDPGVDTGPIVAQRAVEVAPDDTVESLHERIKVAERGMLVDSIGAMAREGFVVEGRRVRIGRLDPLD; from the coding sequence GTGCCCGAGCCTGCCGCCGTCGTCGTCCTCGTGTCGGGGTCCGGCACCAACCTCCAGGCGCTGATCGATGCCTGCGCCGACCCGGCGTACGGCGCCCGCGTGGTCGCCGTCGGCGCCGACCGCGAGGGCATCGAGGGCCTGGCCCGCGCCGAGCGGGCCGGCATCCCGACGTTCGCGCTGTCGGTGAAGGACTTCGAGACCCGCGAGGAGTGGGACGCCGCGCTCGCGGGCGCGGTCGCGGCGTACGACCCCGACATCGTCGTGCTCGCCGGCTTCATGAAGCTCGTCGGCAGCACCTTCCTCGGCGTGTACGGCGGCAAGGTGGTCAACACCCACCCGGCGCTGTCCCCGTCGTTCCCCGGGATGCACGGCCCCGCCGACGCCCTGGCGTACGGCGTGAAGGTCACCGGCGCGACGCTGTTCGTCGTCGACCCCGGCGTCGACACCGGCCCGATCGTGGCCCAGCGAGCGGTCGAGGTGGCGCCCGACGACACCGTCGAGAGCCTCCACGAGCGGATCAAGGTGGCCGAGCGCGGGATGCTCGTCGACTCCATCGGCGCGATGGCCCGGGAGGGCTTCGTGGTCGAGGGTCGCCGGGTCCGGATCGGCCGGCTGGACCCCCTAGACTGA
- the purH gene encoding bifunctional phosphoribosylaminoimidazolecarboxamide formyltransferase/IMP cyclohydrolase yields the protein MSDNRIPIKRALVSVYDKSGLEDLVRALHGAGVELVSTGGSAALIAGLGLPVTKVEELTGFPECLDGRVKTLHPRVHAGILADRRLDSHVEQLAELGVEPFELVISNLYPFVQTVQSGATPDECVEQIDIGGPSMVRAAAKNHPSVAIVTSPSSYADVVAALADGGFTLDQRKRLAAEAFVHTASYDVAVASWMSSVLTDTSDGEGFPAWVGGTWEKESTLRYGENPHQSAALYLNGFGTGLAQAEQLHGKEMSYNNYLDSDAARRAAYTFSEPAVAIIKHANPCGIAVGADVADAHRKAHACDPVSAFGGVIATNVPVSVEMATQVAEVFTEVVVAPAYDDGAVEILAAKKNIRLLVCEPLGRGEVEMRPISGGLLMQQRDYVDAEGDDPSTWTLATGEAASPEVLADLAFAWQSCRSVKSNAILLAKDGASVGVGMGQVNRVDSCKLAVERAGERAPGSVAASDAFFPFEDGPQVLIDAGVSAIVQPGGSMRDQLTIDACNAAGVTMYFTGTRHFFH from the coding sequence GTGTCCGACAACCGCATCCCGATCAAGCGCGCCCTGGTCTCCGTCTACGACAAGTCCGGGCTCGAGGACCTCGTCCGGGCCCTCCACGGCGCCGGGGTCGAGCTCGTCTCCACCGGCGGCTCCGCCGCGCTGATCGCCGGGCTGGGGCTGCCGGTCACGAAGGTCGAGGAGCTGACCGGCTTCCCCGAGTGCCTCGACGGACGGGTCAAGACGCTGCACCCCCGCGTGCACGCCGGCATCCTGGCCGACCGCCGCCTCGACTCCCACGTCGAGCAGCTGGCCGAGCTCGGCGTCGAGCCGTTCGAGCTCGTGATCTCCAACCTCTACCCCTTCGTGCAGACCGTGCAGTCCGGCGCGACGCCCGACGAGTGCGTCGAGCAGATCGACATCGGCGGCCCGTCGATGGTCCGCGCGGCCGCCAAGAACCACCCCTCGGTCGCGATCGTCACCTCGCCCTCCAGCTATGCAGATGTGGTCGCCGCCCTCGCGGACGGTGGCTTCACGCTCGACCAGCGCAAGCGCCTGGCCGCCGAGGCGTTCGTGCACACCGCGTCGTACGACGTGGCCGTGGCGTCCTGGATGAGCAGCGTCCTGACCGACACCTCCGACGGCGAGGGCTTCCCGGCGTGGGTCGGCGGCACCTGGGAGAAGGAGTCGACGCTGCGCTACGGCGAGAACCCGCACCAGAGCGCCGCTCTCTATCTCAACGGCTTCGGGACCGGCCTCGCGCAGGCCGAGCAGCTGCACGGCAAGGAGATGTCCTACAACAACTACCTCGACTCGGACGCGGCGCGGCGCGCGGCGTACACCTTCTCCGAGCCCGCCGTCGCGATCATCAAGCACGCCAACCCGTGCGGGATCGCGGTCGGCGCCGACGTCGCCGACGCGCACCGCAAGGCGCACGCGTGCGACCCGGTCTCGGCGTTCGGTGGCGTGATCGCCACCAACGTGCCGGTGTCGGTGGAGATGGCGACGCAGGTGGCCGAGGTGTTCACCGAGGTCGTCGTGGCGCCGGCGTACGACGACGGCGCGGTCGAGATCCTCGCCGCCAAGAAGAACATCCGGCTGCTGGTCTGCGAGCCGCTCGGCCGCGGCGAGGTCGAGATGCGCCCGATCTCCGGCGGCCTGCTGATGCAGCAGCGCGACTACGTCGACGCCGAGGGCGACGACCCGTCGACCTGGACGCTGGCGACCGGCGAGGCGGCCTCGCCCGAGGTGCTGGCGGACCTGGCGTTCGCCTGGCAGTCCTGCCGCTCGGTCAAGTCCAACGCGATCCTCTTGGCCAAGGACGGCGCCTCCGTCGGCGTCGGCATGGGCCAGGTCAACCGCGTGGACTCGTGCAAGCTCGCCGTCGAGCGGGCGGGGGAGCGGGCCCCCGGCTCGGTCGCCGCGTCCGACGCGTTCTTCCCGTTCGAGGACGGCCCGCAGGTCCTCATCGACGCCGGCGTGAGCGCCATCGTCCAGCCCGGCGGCTCCATGCGCGACCAGCTCACCATCGACGCCTGCAACGCGGCCGGCGTGACGATGTACTTCACCGGCACGCGGCACTTCTTCCACTGA
- a CDS encoding bifunctional methylenetetrahydrofolate dehydrogenase/methenyltetrahydrofolate cyclohydrolase: protein MTAQKLDGSATLKAIKAELTERVAVLKAKGVVPGLGTVLVGDDPGSHWYVGAKHKDCAEIGIESIRVDLPATATQAEVEAEIDRLNADPACTGFLVQQPTGLDEFRLLSRVDPDKDVDGLHPTNLGKLVLGEAGSLPCTPIGCIELLRRHGVELNGAEVVVVGRGLTVGRPLGLLLTRRSENSTVTLCHTGTRDLAAHTRTADVIVAAAGVPGIIRGDMVKPGAAVLDVGVSRVDGKIAGDVADDVWDVAGWISPNPGGVGPMTRAMLLSNIVTAAERQVS, encoded by the coding sequence GTGACTGCACAGAAGCTGGACGGCTCCGCCACCCTCAAGGCGATCAAGGCCGAGCTCACCGAGCGCGTCGCCGTGCTGAAGGCGAAGGGCGTCGTCCCCGGCCTCGGCACCGTGCTGGTCGGCGACGACCCGGGCTCGCACTGGTACGTCGGCGCCAAGCACAAGGACTGCGCGGAGATCGGGATCGAGTCGATCCGGGTCGACCTGCCGGCGACCGCGACCCAGGCCGAGGTGGAGGCGGAGATCGACCGCCTCAATGCCGACCCCGCGTGCACCGGCTTCCTGGTGCAGCAGCCGACCGGTCTCGACGAGTTCCGCCTGCTGTCGCGCGTCGACCCCGACAAGGACGTCGACGGCCTGCATCCGACCAACCTCGGCAAGCTCGTCCTCGGCGAGGCGGGCTCGCTGCCCTGCACGCCGATCGGCTGCATCGAGCTGCTCCGGCGCCACGGCGTCGAGCTCAACGGCGCCGAGGTGGTCGTCGTCGGCCGCGGCCTCACGGTCGGCCGCCCGCTGGGGCTGCTGCTCACCCGGCGCTCCGAGAACTCCACGGTGACGCTCTGCCACACCGGCACCCGTGACCTCGCCGCGCACACCCGTACGGCGGACGTCATCGTGGCCGCCGCCGGCGTACCCGGGATCATCCGCGGCGACATGGTCAAGCCGGGCGCCGCGGTGCTCGACGTCGGGGTCTCGCGGGTCGACGGCAAGATCGCCGGCGACGTCGCGGACGACGTCTGGGACGTCGCGGGCTGGATCTCGCCCAACCCCGGCGGCGTGGGTCCGATGACCCGCGCGATGCTGCTCTCCAACATCGTGACGGCGGCCGAGCGCCAGGTGTCGTGA
- a CDS encoding DUF3017 domain-containing protein — translation MSDLEPPSDEIEPISAEEMGAEDPGEGEPRRYPSTIGGGFYLVVLAVVAIAIGIITYGNWRIGVRWFGGALLFAALMRAVLPAKDAGMLAVRKRWWDCFLLIATGVALIVLAASIPDQPGP, via the coding sequence GTGAGCGACCTGGAGCCGCCGTCGGACGAGATCGAGCCGATCTCCGCCGAGGAGATGGGCGCCGAGGACCCCGGCGAGGGGGAGCCGCGCCGCTATCCGTCGACGATCGGCGGCGGCTTCTACCTCGTGGTCCTCGCCGTGGTGGCGATCGCGATCGGGATCATCACGTACGGCAACTGGCGCATCGGCGTGCGGTGGTTCGGCGGCGCGCTGCTCTTCGCCGCGCTGATGCGGGCCGTGCTGCCGGCCAAGGACGCGGGCATGCTCGCCGTACGCAAGCGCTGGTGGGACTGCTTCCTGCTGATCGCCACCGGGGTCGCGCTCATCGTGCTGGCCGCCTCGATCCCCGACCAGCCCGGCCCCTAA
- a CDS encoding malate dehydrogenase, with product MSSTPLKVAVTGAAGQIGYSLLFRLASGSLLGDRPIELRLLEITPALKALEGVVMELDDCAFPNLAGVEIGDDAETIFDGVNLALLVGARPRGPGMERGDLLSANGAIFTAQGKALNKVAADDVRIGVTGNPANTNALIAMTNAPDIPQERFSALTRLDHNRAISQLAAKTGAAVTDIKKMTIWGNHSATQYPDIFHAEVGGRNAAEVVGDQAWIADTFIPTVAKRGAAIIDARGSSSAASAASATVDAARDWLLGSPADNWVSMAVVSDGSYGVPEGLISSFPVTTKDGNWEIVQGLEIDDFSRGKIDASTAELADERAAVTELGLI from the coding sequence GTGAGCTCAACCCCGTTGAAGGTCGCCGTCACCGGCGCCGCCGGTCAGATCGGCTACAGCCTGCTCTTCCGCCTCGCCAGCGGGTCGCTGCTGGGCGACCGCCCGATCGAGCTGCGGCTGCTGGAGATCACCCCGGCCCTGAAGGCGCTCGAGGGCGTCGTCATGGAGCTGGACGACTGCGCGTTCCCCAACCTCGCCGGTGTCGAGATCGGCGACGACGCCGAGACGATCTTCGACGGCGTCAACCTCGCGCTGCTCGTCGGCGCCCGCCCGCGGGGCCCCGGCATGGAGCGCGGCGACCTGCTGTCCGCGAACGGCGCGATCTTCACCGCGCAGGGCAAGGCGCTCAACAAGGTGGCGGCCGACGACGTACGCATCGGTGTCACCGGCAACCCGGCCAACACCAACGCGCTGATCGCGATGACCAACGCGCCCGACATCCCGCAGGAGCGGTTCTCGGCGCTGACCCGCCTCGACCACAACCGTGCGATCTCGCAGCTCGCCGCCAAGACCGGCGCCGCCGTGACCGACATCAAGAAGATGACGATCTGGGGCAACCACTCGGCGACGCAGTACCCCGACATCTTCCACGCCGAGGTCGGCGGCAGGAACGCCGCCGAGGTCGTCGGCGACCAGGCCTGGATCGCCGACACCTTCATCCCGACCGTCGCCAAGCGCGGCGCCGCGATCATCGACGCCCGGGGCTCCTCGTCCGCCGCGTCCGCCGCCTCGGCCACCGTCGACGCCGCCCGCGACTGGCTGCTCGGCTCGCCCGCCGACAACTGGGTCTCCATGGCGGTCGTCTCCGACGGCTCGTACGGCGTACCCGAGGGCCTGATCTCGTCCTTCCCGGTCACCACCAAGGACGGCAACTGGGAGATCGTCCAGGGCCTCGAGATCGACGACTTCTCGCGCGGCAAGATCGACGCCTCGACCGCGGAGCTCGCGGACGAGCGCGCCGCCGTCACGGAGCTCGGCCTCATCTGA
- a CDS encoding MIP family channel protein, translating to MADSTIQQKLTAELIGTFVLVFFGCGSVVYASTAGATFTVTTIGLTFGLAVAVMAYAFGRVSGAHFNPAVSVGAAISGRLAWRQVGLYVVAQLVGAIVGAFALFVLMQGFDSFDAEGHMGQNAFGDAGSGYAWWAAFLLELLLTAVFVTVILAVTDERNEHPSLAPLTIGLTLAAIHFVAIPATGTSVNPARSIGPALFAGTDAITQLWLFILAPLVGAAIAGLAYPLLFGRVGDVVPGSGISFSRPRTAAQVPGYAAPDQYQQQWNQDTSAAVAAAPAPIVQDGWQWDPAGQQWHPVGSTPEQWRAQQAAEQAAAAAPPAAAQPTYADPAPVEQAADPVVEQPPADPGDTQIRPPS from the coding sequence ATGGCCGACTCGACCATCCAGCAAAAGCTCACCGCCGAGCTCATCGGGACCTTCGTCCTGGTGTTCTTCGGCTGCGGCTCCGTGGTGTACGCCAGCACGGCTGGCGCCACGTTCACCGTGACGACGATCGGGCTCACGTTCGGCCTCGCCGTCGCGGTCATGGCCTATGCGTTCGGCCGCGTCTCGGGCGCGCACTTCAACCCCGCCGTGTCCGTCGGTGCCGCCATCAGTGGTCGCCTCGCCTGGCGCCAGGTCGGGCTGTACGTCGTCGCGCAGCTCGTCGGCGCCATCGTCGGAGCCTTCGCGCTCTTCGTCCTGATGCAGGGCTTCGACAGCTTCGACGCCGAGGGCCACATGGGCCAGAACGCCTTCGGCGACGCCGGCAGCGGCTACGCCTGGTGGGCCGCGTTCCTCCTCGAGCTGCTGCTGACCGCCGTCTTCGTCACCGTCATCCTGGCCGTGACCGACGAGCGCAACGAGCACCCGTCGCTGGCACCGCTGACGATCGGCCTCACCCTGGCCGCCATCCACTTCGTCGCGATCCCGGCCACCGGCACCTCGGTCAACCCGGCCCGCTCGATCGGCCCCGCCCTCTTCGCCGGCACCGACGCGATCACGCAGCTCTGGCTCTTCATCCTCGCCCCGCTCGTCGGCGCCGCGATCGCCGGACTCGCCTACCCGCTGCTCTTCGGCCGGGTCGGCGACGTCGTCCCCGGCTCCGGCATCAGCTTCAGCCGGCCGCGCACGGCGGCCCAGGTGCCTGGCTACGCAGCCCCCGACCAGTACCAGCAGCAGTGGAACCAGGACACCTCGGCCGCCGTGGCCGCGGCACCTGCGCCGATCGTCCAGGACGGGTGGCAGTGGGACCCGGCCGGCCAGCAGTGGCACCCGGTCGGCTCGACCCCCGAGCAGTGGCGGGCCCAGCAGGCCGCCGAGCAGGCAGCTGCCGCCGCACCGCCCGCCGCCGCGCAGCCGACGTACGCCGATCCGGCACCGGTGGAGCAGGCGGCCGACCCGGTCGTCGAGCAGCCGCCGGCCGACCCCGGCGACACCCAGATCCGCCCGCCGAGCTAG
- a CDS encoding NADP-dependent isocitrate dehydrogenase, with the protein MAKIIYTHTDEAPLLATYSFLPIVQAYAGKAGVDIETRDISLSGRILAQFGIVDDALAELGALAKTPEANIIKLPNVSASIPQLKAAITELQSQGYDLPDYPENAQTDEEKAVVAKYDKVKGSAVNPVLREGNSDRRAPLSVKNYAKTHPHRMGKWSPDSKTNVATMGKDDFFSNEKSVVIPSDDTLTIKHVGADGTETVLKDGLKVLAGEVVDGTFMNVAALRRFLTEQIARAKADDVLFSVHLKATMMKVSDPIIFGHVVQAFFPTLFEQYGEQLAAAGISPNDGLGGLLGAVGSLPEGDAIKAAVTAGLADGPAMAMVDSDKGITNLHVPSDVIIDASMPAMIRGGGHMWGPDGNEADTLAVIPDSSYAGIYQATIDDCRTNGALDPATMGSVPNVGLMAQAAEEYGSHDKTFEAPAAGTIQVVNAAGDVLIEHDVEPGDIWRACQTKDAPIRDWVKLAVTRARASGSPAIFWLDEARAHDANLIAKINEYLPEHDTEGLHIEIMAPAAATTYSLERARKGEDTISVTGNVLRDYNTDLFPILELGTSAKMLSVVPLMNGGGLFETGAGGSAPKHVQQLVKENYLRWDSLGEFFALVPSLELYAEQAGTPGAKVLADALDRATGTFLNEDKSPTRKLGGIDNRGSHFYLALYWAQELAEQTEDADLAAAFKPLAERLVADEKAIVDELIAVQGHPADIGGYYRPDDAKADAVMRPSATLNAALASLV; encoded by the coding sequence ATGGCCAAGATCATCTACACGCACACGGACGAGGCGCCGCTCCTGGCGACGTACTCCTTCCTCCCGATCGTGCAGGCGTACGCCGGCAAGGCGGGCGTGGACATCGAGACGCGCGACATCTCGCTCTCGGGCCGGATCCTGGCCCAGTTCGGGATCGTCGACGACGCCCTCGCCGAGCTCGGCGCGCTGGCGAAGACGCCCGAGGCCAACATCATCAAGCTGCCCAACGTCTCCGCGTCGATCCCGCAGCTCAAGGCCGCGATCACCGAGCTGCAGTCGCAGGGCTACGACCTGCCGGACTATCCCGAGAACGCGCAGACGGACGAGGAGAAGGCCGTCGTCGCGAAGTACGACAAGGTCAAGGGCTCCGCGGTCAACCCGGTGCTCCGCGAGGGCAACTCCGACCGCCGTGCGCCGCTGTCGGTCAAGAACTACGCGAAGACGCACCCGCACCGCATGGGCAAGTGGAGCCCCGACTCCAAGACCAACGTCGCGACGATGGGCAAGGACGACTTCTTCTCCAACGAGAAGTCCGTCGTCATCCCGAGCGACGACACGCTCACCATCAAGCACGTCGGCGCCGACGGCACCGAGACGGTGCTCAAGGACGGTCTGAAGGTCCTCGCCGGCGAGGTCGTCGACGGCACGTTCATGAACGTCGCGGCGCTGCGCCGCTTCCTGACCGAGCAGATCGCCCGCGCCAAGGCCGACGACGTGCTCTTCTCGGTGCACCTCAAGGCCACGATGATGAAGGTCTCCGACCCGATCATCTTCGGCCACGTCGTGCAGGCGTTCTTCCCGACCCTCTTCGAGCAGTACGGCGAGCAGCTGGCTGCCGCCGGCATCTCGCCCAACGACGGCCTCGGTGGCCTCCTCGGCGCGGTCGGCTCCCTGCCGGAGGGTGACGCCATCAAGGCGGCCGTCACCGCCGGTCTGGCCGACGGCCCTGCGATGGCGATGGTCGACTCCGACAAGGGCATCACCAATCTGCACGTGCCGTCGGACGTCATCATCGACGCCTCCATGCCGGCGATGATCCGCGGCGGCGGCCACATGTGGGGCCCCGACGGCAACGAGGCCGACACCCTGGCGGTGATCCCGGACTCCAGCTACGCCGGCATCTACCAGGCCACCATCGACGACTGCCGGACCAACGGCGCCCTCGACCCGGCGACGATGGGCTCCGTGCCCAACGTCGGCCTGATGGCCCAGGCGGCGGAGGAGTACGGCTCCCACGACAAGACGTTCGAGGCCCCAGCCGCGGGCACGATCCAGGTCGTCAACGCGGCCGGCGACGTGCTCATCGAGCACGACGTCGAGCCCGGTGACATCTGGCGCGCCTGCCAGACCAAGGACGCCCCGATCCGCGACTGGGTCAAGCTGGCCGTCACCCGCGCCCGCGCCTCCGGCTCCCCGGCGATCTTCTGGCTCGACGAGGCCCGTGCCCACGACGCCAACCTGATCGCGAAGATCAACGAGTACCTCCCCGAGCACGACACCGAGGGCCTGCACATCGAGATCATGGCGCCGGCCGCCGCGACGACGTACTCCCTCGAGCGCGCGCGCAAGGGTGAGGACACGATCTCGGTCACCGGCAACGTGCTGCGCGACTACAACACCGACCTCTTCCCGATCCTCGAGCTCGGTACGTCGGCCAAGATGCTCTCCGTCGTCCCGCTGATGAACGGCGGCGGCCTCTTCGAGACCGGCGCCGGCGGCTCGGCCCCCAAGCACGTCCAGCAGCTCGTGAAGGAGAACTACCTGCGCTGGGACAGCCTGGGCGAGTTCTTCGCGCTGGTGCCGTCGCTGGAGCTGTACGCCGAGCAGGCCGGCACCCCCGGCGCCAAGGTGCTCGCGGACGCCCTCGACCGGGCGACCGGCACCTTCCTCAACGAGGACAAGTCGCCGACCCGCAAGCTCGGCGGCATCGACAACCGCGGCTCGCACTTCTACCTGGCGCTCTACTGGGCCCAGGAGCTGGCGGAGCAGACCGAGGACGCCGACCTCGCGGCCGCGTTCAAGCCGCTCGCCGAGCGGCTCGTCGCGGACGAGAAGGCGATCGTGGACGAGCTGATCGCGGTCCAGGGCCACCCGGCCGACATCGGCGGCTACTACCGGCCCGACGACGCCAAGGCCGACGCGGTGATGCGCCCGTCAGCGACGCTCAACGCGGCACTGGCGTCCCTTGTCTGA
- a CDS encoding MFS transporter, translating into MTSAPTTAPAETAPATAAHYRFAVLALGLGGFAIGTTEFVTMGLLPQIAGGVGISIPQAGHLISAYALGVVVGAPVIAIFGAKLPRRALLVGLMAAYAVFNVLSALAGSYGVLFVARFLDGLPHGAYFGVAALVAASMAAPEHRGRAVAGVMLGLSIANVVGVPAATWMGQQVGWRSAYLSTAALALVTAVLIVAYVPAVPGNPAATGRKEMLFFRNGQAMLTLLAGAVGFGGLFAVYSYIAPTVTEVGGLPDSAVPVFTAAFGVGMIAGTWLAGRLADWSVFRTLIWSGVLSGLVMLLVWALAPYGWWLLPAIFLVTAIGSVLVVNLQLRLMAVSGEAQTLGAAMNHASLNIANALGAWLGGLVIAAGHGYRAPALVGAALSVAGIAVLFWSAAVDRRDTAEA; encoded by the coding sequence GTGACGTCCGCACCCACCACCGCCCCCGCAGAGACGGCTCCGGCCACCGCTGCGCACTACCGGTTCGCGGTGCTGGCGCTCGGCCTCGGCGGCTTCGCGATCGGCACCACCGAGTTCGTGACGATGGGGCTGCTGCCCCAGATCGCCGGCGGGGTGGGCATCTCGATCCCGCAGGCCGGCCACCTGATCTCGGCGTACGCGCTCGGGGTGGTCGTCGGCGCTCCCGTGATCGCGATCTTCGGGGCCAAGCTGCCCCGTCGGGCGCTGCTGGTCGGGCTGATGGCGGCGTACGCCGTCTTCAACGTGCTCAGCGCGCTGGCCGGGAGCTACGGGGTGCTCTTCGTCGCCCGCTTCCTCGACGGCCTGCCGCACGGCGCCTACTTCGGGGTCGCTGCGCTGGTGGCCGCGAGCATGGCCGCTCCCGAGCACCGGGGCCGAGCGGTCGCGGGCGTGATGCTCGGGCTGTCCATCGCCAACGTCGTCGGTGTCCCGGCCGCGACCTGGATGGGCCAGCAGGTCGGCTGGCGCTCGGCGTACCTCTCGACCGCCGCCCTCGCCCTGGTCACCGCGGTGCTGATCGTCGCCTACGTCCCGGCGGTGCCGGGCAACCCGGCGGCGACCGGGCGCAAGGAGATGCTGTTCTTCCGCAACGGCCAGGCGATGCTCACGCTGCTCGCGGGCGCGGTCGGCTTCGGCGGCCTCTTCGCCGTCTACTCCTACATCGCCCCCACGGTCACCGAGGTCGGTGGGCTGCCCGACTCGGCCGTGCCGGTCTTCACCGCGGCGTTCGGCGTCGGCATGATCGCCGGCACCTGGCTCGCCGGCCGGCTCGCGGACTGGTCGGTCTTCCGCACCCTCATCTGGTCGGGCGTCCTGTCCGGCCTGGTGATGCTGCTCGTCTGGGCACTGGCGCCGTACGGCTGGTGGCTGCTGCCCGCGATCTTCCTGGTCACCGCCATCGGCTCGGTGCTGGTGGTCAACCTGCAGCTGCGCCTGATGGCCGTCTCCGGCGAGGCCCAGACCCTCGGCGCCGCCATGAACCACGCCTCGCTCAACATCGCCAACGCCCTCGGCGCCTGGCTGGGCGGCCTGGTCATCGCGGCGGGCCACGGCTACCGGGCTCCGGCCCTCGTCGGCGCCGCGCTCTCGGTCGCCGGGATCGCCGTGCTGTTCTGGTCGGCGGCCGTCGACCGCAGGGACACCGCCGAGGCGTAG